In Fusarium oxysporum f. sp. lycopersici 4287 chromosome 13, whole genome shotgun sequence, the DNA window ATACACGTAGTTCTCTTGTGGTTCAGCGACAGTCTTGTCCAACGTTCCGTCGTCAGCTGAGTCGTCCACATATGTCGTATTGATGACCTTGCGCAGATACTCCCGATTGGTAACGTTGTACGACTGGAAGCCCTGCGTGTATGTCAGGCTAACTGTGTAGTTGACCTGCCAGTGCTTGCAAGCCGAAATAATGGGTGTAAAATCTGTGTCCCATCCTTTTTGGCTGCTGTTTTCAGCGTGTTTGACCAGTACATCGTCGACTGTAACATAGCCTAGCCATATGATAGGCTCTGTTCTGAAAGCACCAAGATTCTCGGGGAACGGAAGTATCTGCAATGGTCGATTGAAGTATTTTTCATGCTCAATCTGGCGTTCGGAGTAGTCGCCCTCGTCGGCAACACAATTGTAAGTATTCCAACCCTCAGGAATCATCCTGCTCATGTTGAACGGGGCATCCCTGCCGTTGAACTGCTTGACGGTCGAGTTAGTGCCGTTGGCGAGTTGCTCACACTTATATCTCGGGCCGGTGAAGTGGATAACCGTTGAACAATCCCATCCTTTCCCGCAGATTTCATCGGCGACATCGTCTCTCTGAAGCGCCTGCCCTCCTGTAAGAACTCTAGAAGAGATCTCTTCGAGGTATGCACTCGGACTGATCCAAAAGTCAAAGACATCCG includes these proteins:
- a CDS encoding hypothetical protein (At least one base has a quality score < 10) → MRLTRSLVQPHNAIELLNAEAWKKSWFVMLLALYMWISPFVVIFTSATLSVVRHEDRTCHNVRTLNFNHEAKKKWTHGRKADGDEIMQGARISWYNDTFPDEDGPDVFDFWISPSAYLEEISSRVLTGGQALQRDDVADEICGKGWDCSTVIHFTGPRYKCEQLANGTNSTVKQFNGRDAPFNMSRMIPEGWNTYNCVADEGDYSERQIEHEKYFNRPLQILPFPENLGAFRTEPIIWLGYVTVDDVLVKHAENSSQKGWDTDFTPIISACKHWQVNYTVSLTYTQGFQSYNVTNREYLRKVINTTYVDDSADDGTLDKTVAEPQENYVYPKDWRNYQRIAAFHSLGLKLRELLHGGLSLPDKGKSTEIMTSKLVGRHEFLPVPDFESQIRRL